One window from the genome of Salvia miltiorrhiza cultivar Shanhuang (shh) chromosome 7, IMPLAD_Smil_shh, whole genome shotgun sequence encodes:
- the LOC130993058 gene encoding uncharacterized protein LOC130993058: protein MFAQIRKFKFCDVRFSHVACSQSLANYILLQLHQFSSPATNALESSSKDPNPKSFAAVYLENNYGVPPKRVLSYSKHLNFDSPEKPLYAIAFLKKHHFTDSDISRIVKKWPVVLTCGLESNFLPKFEFLRSLGLSSSEFVKILTLQPRLINRSLEGQIIPCVDFLRGFLGSDKDVVFSILRYPGILGESLQKTLLPNVGILRDAGVPESHIAALLRAASRGLALDPGNFKLTVQEVINLGFNPATKAFIRGLKVMRQLNSLSWREKVKHYTRWGWSEDQVLYAIRKYPLMMAVSKEKITKISDLIINTMACDASIFMTRPVIFTLSFEGRIAPRCAFYQVLLSKGLVRESSLASIIVCKPSLFVEKYVKRFGEEDPELLKLYEDLFGKSKSLDFLCAS, encoded by the coding sequence ATGTTTGCTCAAATTCGCAAATTCAAATTCTGTGATGTAAGATTCTCTCACGTTGCTTGCTCCCAATCACTCGCCAATTACATTCTCCTACAGCTCCACCAATTTTCATCACCAGCTACAAATGCCCTAGAATCGAGCTCAAAAGATCCGAATCCGAAGTCATTCGCCGCGGTTTATCTAGAAAACAATTACGGGGTTCCCCCAAAACGAGTCCTAAGTTATTCTAAGCACCTCAACTTCGATTCCCCTGAAAAACCACTTTACGCTATTGCATTCCTCAAAAAGCACCATTTCACCGATTCCGATATCTCACGCATCGTTAAGAAGTGGCCTGTGGTTCTGACCTGCGGCCTCGAATCTAATTTTCTGCCCAAGTTTGAATTTTTGCGTAGTTTGGGATTATCGAGCTCAGAATTTGTGAAGATTCTGACATTGCAGCCACGTTTGATAAATAGAAGTTTAGAGGGCCAGATAATCCCATGTGTTGATTTCCTTCGTGGCTTCCTAGGTTCCGACAAAGATGTCGTGTTCTCGATCCTGCGCTACCCCGGCATTCTTGGGGAGAGTTTGCAGAAGACATTGTTGCCTAATGTGGGAATCTTGAGAGATGCTGGTGTGCCTGAATCCCACATTGCAGCCTTGTTGAGAGCTGCTTCTAGAGGGTTAGCTCTTGATCCTGGCAATTTTAAGTTAACGGTGCAGGAAGTTATTAATCTTGGGTTTAATCCGGCGACAAAGGCTTTCATCAGGGGGTTAAAGGTGATGAGGCAGCTGAACAGTTTGTCTTGGAGGGAAAAGGTCAAGCATTACACGAGATGGGGTTGGTCCGAGGATCAAGTGTTATATGCCATCAGGAAGTATCCGTTGATGATGGCCGTGTCCAAGGAGAAGATCACCAAAATCTCAGATCTTATCATCAATACAATGGCGTGTGATGCTTCTATTTTCATGACCCGGCCGGTGATATTTACGTTAAGCTTCGAGGGTAGGATTGCACCACGGTGCGCCTTTTACCAAGTTTTGTTGTCGAAAGGTTTGGTCAGGGAATCGAGTTTGGCCTCGATTATTGTCTGTAAACCGAGCTTGTTTGTTGAGAAATATGTGAAGCGATTTGGGGAGGAAGATCCTGAGCTCTTGAAGCTATATGAGGATCTTTTTGGTAAATCTAAAAGCTTAGATTTCCTATGTGCTAGCTAG
- the LOC130991683 gene encoding uncharacterized protein LOC130991683 isoform X1, producing the protein MFSQIRKFKFYDVRFSHVACSPSLANYILLQLHQFSSPATNALESSSKDPNPKSFAAVYLENNYGFPPKRALTYAKRLNFDSPEKPLYAIAFLKKHSFTDADISRIVKKWPVVLSRGPESNFLPKFEFLRSLGLSSSELVKVLTLQPNLLDRSLERQIIPCVDFLRSLLGSNKDVVFSILRHPGILRETLQKTLLPNVGILRDVGVPESHIAALLRAAPRRIALDPGNFKLAVQEVIDLGFNPATKGFITALKVMRQLNSLSWREKVKHYTRWGWSEDQVFDAIRKYPLMMAVSKEKITKISDLIINTMACDASIFMTRPVIFTLSFEGRIAPRCAFYQVLLSKGLVRRSSLASMIVRTPSLFVEKYVKPFGEEDPELLKLYEDLFERVRSLS; encoded by the exons ATGTTCAGTCAAATTCGCAAATTCAAATTCTATGATGTAAGATTCTCTCACGTTGCTTGCTCACCATCACTCGCCAATTACATTCTTCTACAACTCCACCAATTTTCATCACCAGCTACAAATGCCCTAGAATCGAGCTCAAAAGATCCGAATCCGAAGTCATTCGCCGCGGTTTATCTCGAAAACAATTACGGTTTTCCCCCAAAACGAGCCCTAACTTATGCTAAGCGCCTCAACTTCGATTCCCCTGAAAAACCCCTTTACGCTATTGCATTCCTCAAAAAACACAGTTTCACCGATGCCGACATCTCACGCATCGTTAAGAAGTGGCCTGTGGTTTTGAGCCGCGGCCCCGAATCTAATTTTCTGCCCAAGTTTGAATTTTTGCGTAGTTTGGGATTATCGAGCTCAGAATTAGTGAAGGTTCTGACATTGCAGCCAAATTTGCTGGATAGAAGCTTAGAGCGCCAGATAATCCCATGTGTTGATTTCCTTCGTAGCCTCCTAGGCTCCAACAAAGATGTGGTGTTCTCGATCCTGCGCCACCCTGGCATTCTTAGGGAGACTTTGCAGAAGACGTTGTTACCCAATGTGGGAATCTTGAGAGATGTTGGTGTGCCTGAATCCCACATTGCAGCCTTGTTGAGAGCTGCTCCTAGACGGATAGCTCTTGATCCTGGCAATTTTAAGTTAGCGGTGCAGGAAGTTATTGATCTTGGGTTTAATCCTGCGACAAAGGGTTTCATCACGGCGTTAAAGGTGATGAGGCAGCTGAACAGTTTGTCTTGGAGGGAAAAGGTCAAGCATTACACGAGATGGGGTTGGTCCGAGGATCAAGTGTTTGATGCTATCAGGAAGTATCCGTTGATGATGGCCGTGTCCAAGGAGAAGATCACCAAAATCTCGGATCTTATCATCAATACAATGGCGTGTGATGCTTCTATTTTCATGACCCGGCCGGTGATATTTACGTTAAGCTTCGAGGGTAGGATTGCACCACGGTGTGCCTTTTACCAAGTCTTGTTGTCGAAAGGTTTGGTCAGGAGATCGAGCTTGGCCTCGATGATTGTCCGTACACCGAGCTTGTTTGTTGAGAAATACGTGAAGCCATTTGGGGAGGAAGATCCTGAGCTCTTGAAGCTATATGAGGATCTTTTTG AACGAGTCCGTAGCCTGAGCTAG
- the LOC130991683 gene encoding uncharacterized protein LOC130991683 isoform X2 translates to MFSQIRKFKFYDVRFSHVACSPSLANYILLQLHQFSSPATNALESSSKDPNPKSFAAVYLENNYGFPPKRALTYAKRLNFDSPEKPLYAIAFLKKHSFTDADISRIVKKWPVVLSRGPESNFLPKFEFLRSLGLSSSELVKVLTLQPNLLDRSLERQIIPCVDFLRSLLGSNKDVVFSILRHPGILRETLQKTLLPNVGILRDVGVPESHIAALLRAAPRRIALDPGNFKLAVQEVIDLGFNPATKGFITALKVMRQLNSLSWREKVKHYTRWGWSEDQVFDAIRKYPLMMAVSKEKITKISDLIINTMACDASIFMTRPVIFTLSFEGRIAPRCAFYQVLLSKGLVRRSSLASMIVRTPSLFVEKYVKPFGEEDPELLKLYEDLFGKSKA, encoded by the coding sequence ATGTTCAGTCAAATTCGCAAATTCAAATTCTATGATGTAAGATTCTCTCACGTTGCTTGCTCACCATCACTCGCCAATTACATTCTTCTACAACTCCACCAATTTTCATCACCAGCTACAAATGCCCTAGAATCGAGCTCAAAAGATCCGAATCCGAAGTCATTCGCCGCGGTTTATCTCGAAAACAATTACGGTTTTCCCCCAAAACGAGCCCTAACTTATGCTAAGCGCCTCAACTTCGATTCCCCTGAAAAACCCCTTTACGCTATTGCATTCCTCAAAAAACACAGTTTCACCGATGCCGACATCTCACGCATCGTTAAGAAGTGGCCTGTGGTTTTGAGCCGCGGCCCCGAATCTAATTTTCTGCCCAAGTTTGAATTTTTGCGTAGTTTGGGATTATCGAGCTCAGAATTAGTGAAGGTTCTGACATTGCAGCCAAATTTGCTGGATAGAAGCTTAGAGCGCCAGATAATCCCATGTGTTGATTTCCTTCGTAGCCTCCTAGGCTCCAACAAAGATGTGGTGTTCTCGATCCTGCGCCACCCTGGCATTCTTAGGGAGACTTTGCAGAAGACGTTGTTACCCAATGTGGGAATCTTGAGAGATGTTGGTGTGCCTGAATCCCACATTGCAGCCTTGTTGAGAGCTGCTCCTAGACGGATAGCTCTTGATCCTGGCAATTTTAAGTTAGCGGTGCAGGAAGTTATTGATCTTGGGTTTAATCCTGCGACAAAGGGTTTCATCACGGCGTTAAAGGTGATGAGGCAGCTGAACAGTTTGTCTTGGAGGGAAAAGGTCAAGCATTACACGAGATGGGGTTGGTCCGAGGATCAAGTGTTTGATGCTATCAGGAAGTATCCGTTGATGATGGCCGTGTCCAAGGAGAAGATCACCAAAATCTCGGATCTTATCATCAATACAATGGCGTGTGATGCTTCTATTTTCATGACCCGGCCGGTGATATTTACGTTAAGCTTCGAGGGTAGGATTGCACCACGGTGTGCCTTTTACCAAGTCTTGTTGTCGAAAGGTTTGGTCAGGAGATCGAGCTTGGCCTCGATGATTGTCCGTACACCGAGCTTGTTTGTTGAGAAATACGTGAAGCCATTTGGGGAGGAAGATCCTGAGCTCTTGAAGCTATATGAGGATCTTTTTGGTAAATCTAAAGCTTAG